The stretch of DNA ATGACAATTACTGCTAATTCTGTTTGGGATAACTGTTTAAAATACATCAAAGATAATATTCCTCATGATGCATTTGATACATGGTTTTTACCTATTCGTCCAGCAAAAATTAACGGCAACATCTTAACGATACAAGTGCCAAGTAAATTTTTCTACGAATGGTTGGAAGAACACTATATCAAGATTTTAAAAAGTGCGCTTCAACGTGAGTTAGGTAGTGATGCGAAATTAGTGTATAGTATTTTGATGGATCAGAAGTCTCAAGGACGTGACCCATACACTGTACGTATTCCAAGTTCAGGAAAAGAAAAACCTCAACCCCAAGAGGTTGAAACACCGATGCAAATCGATCGCAGTAAATTGATGAATCCTTTTGTTATCCCGGGGCTTCAGAAATTAAAAATTGATTCTCAATTAAATCCAAATTATACATTCGATAATTTTATTGAAGGTGAATCTAATCGTTTGGCTCGTGCGGCTGGTCGTGCCATTGCAAAACGTCCAGGAGGAACTTCTTTTAACCCACTTTTCATATATGGTAGTGTTGGTTTAGGAAAAACTCACTTAGTGCATGCCATTGGTCTTGAAGTAAAAGAATTACATCCTGATAAAACGGTTTTATATGTTTCAACAGAAAAGTTTACTCAACAATTTATTGAAGCCGTTAAAAACAATAATCAGAATGATTTCATCCATTTCTATCAAATGATCGATGTCTTAATCATGGATGACATTCAATTCTTATCAGGGAAGGCGAAAACACAAGAAGTTTTCTTCCACATCTTCAACCATTTACATCAACGTGGTAACCAGATTATCTTAACTTCAGATAAATCGCCTGCAGATATTCAAGATATGGAACAGCGATTAATTTCTCGTTTCAAATGGGGATTATCAGCCGATTTACAAAATCCGGATTACACGACACGTTTACATATCTTAAAGCAAAAATTAGAAAAAGACGGTATTATTTTTCCAGATGAAGTAATGGATTACATTGCTCAAAATATTGATACCAATGTCCGTGAACTTGAAGGTTCATTGAACTCTATTATTGCACAAGCTACTTTAAATAAAAGAGAAATTACATTAGAATTAACAGCGCGTACTTTATCTAAATTAGTGCAGACAGCGCGTAAAGAGATTTCGATTGATTATATACAAAAAACAGTATGCGAATACTTTAAAGTTTCTATTGATGATATTCAATCAAAAACTCGTAAACGTGATGTCGTGCAAGCGCGTCAATTAGCAATGTATTTTGCAAAACAATATACAAAAGCATCGTTAGCAAGTATCGGATCTCAAATCGGTAAACGTGACCACGCTACTGTATTACATGCTTGTAAGACTGTGAAAAACTTACAAGAAACGGATAAGACTTTCCGTGGATATATTGAAGATATTTCACGTAAAATCGCCGATTAATCGATTGAATTAAAAACTTTTTCATCATGAAAATTTTAATGGTTTGCTTAGGTAACATTTGTCGTTCACCTCTAGCAGAAGGAATCTTACAATCTAAAGTTGGAGACAAACATTTAGTGGATTCTGCAGGTACAGGTGATTGGCATGTCGGAGAACAACCTGATCGTCGCTCTATTGCAGTGGCAAAAAAACATGGGGTTGATATTTCTGATCAACGTGCCATGCATTTTAATCCTGTATTTTTTGAAGAATTCGACATCATCTTTGCGATGGACAAACAAAATTCAATTGATTTACAACAATTAGCGCGCTCTGAAGAGGAACGAGCTAAAATCAAATTGATTTTAAAAGAAGGTTTAGGTGAGGCATTAAATGTACCTGATCCCTATTATGATAATGATGAGGCTTTTGAGCATGTGTATCAATTATTGGACCGTGCTACAGATGGAATCATTGCCAAATACAATTTATAATCTACAAGATGTCAACTGCTAAAGTATATCTTATTCCTAGCTTATTAGGAACTAGCCCTCATGATCGTGTATTACCCGCGTATAATTTAGAAATTATTCGTTCAATCAATACATTTGTCGTGGAGAATGAAAAATCAGCCCGTAAATTCATCAAACAAGTTTGTCCTGAAAAAGTTCAAGCTGATTTAGAACTTTACATTTTAGATAAAGATACTGATGCTCATGAATTATTTGAGCTGGTTAAATTATTAGATCAAGGAAAAACAATCGGAATTATTTCTGAAGCTGGTTTACCTGCTGTTGCAGATCCAGGTGCTCAACTGGTAAAAGTAGCACAGGAAAAACGTATTCCCGTTGTTCCATTAGTTGGTCCCTCTTCTATTCTTTTGGCATTAATGGCTTCAGGAATGAATGGACAAAATTTTGCTTTCCATGGTTATTTACCTATCGATAAAAATGAGCGAAAAAAACGATTGGGCTAATTAGAAGCCGAAAGTGCTAAAACAGGGATTGCTCAAATCTTTATGGAAACCCCTTACCGAAACAATCAGATGATTGAAGATTTAACCCATATTTTACGTGGAGATACTAAAATCTGTGTTGCTTGTGATATTACATTAGAAACAGAAGATATTCGTACCCGCTCCATTAAGGATTGGAAAAAAGAATCTTACGATTTTCATAAACGACCTGCGATTTATGTAATGCAGGCTTAATGAATGGAATCTTTACTGTCAACGAGTACTTCTGGTTGACGATCCTTAGAAAAATCTAGCATCGCTTTTATATTTGCAAAGACCTCTCTGAATTTATGTTCATTGAGGTTTTTATATTTTGAGCGATCAGCATTAAATCCAATACAATCTACCCCCATTAAAAGACCAAGAAAAGTAGCACGCGTCAAATGAAAATTTTGAGTAATGTAAATCACTTCATCAAATTGGAAAATATTCTTTACACGATATACTGTACTATACGTGTCTAAACCTCCTGTATCCAAATAAGTATGTTCAATCGGGACACCATTTGATAAGATGTATTTTTCCATGACATCGATTTCATTAAAATCCTCATTCAATCGTTCGCCTGATAAAATAATGACGTTAATTTTACCTTTAAAATACAAATCTAAAGCCGTATCCAATCGATCTTTTAAATAAATTCCAGGAGATCCATCCTTATTTAATTTTGCACCATATACCACACCTACTCGATATTTAGATGGGATTTTATAGGCATCATGATAAATATGTCGTGCCGTTAACATTTGCACACCATATGCAAATAAAGCAACACTAGCTATTCCAGCAATAAATAAAAGGGTGATACGAGAAATAAAAATTTTACCAATACGCATTGAAGTTTCTTTATACTAAACTCTACCACAAAGATGTAGTTTACACAAGAGATTACAAATTATAATATGCTAATTTTATACTAAATTTAACGCATAATACAATTCTATGGAAAAACTTGAATTGAGAACCGTAATGGTTGAACGTTACCTCCAGCCTTTACGAGAAGGTGGTTCTCTTCCAGCTTTAGCAGATGCAGATGATGGATTTAAATATGTTTTAAAATTTAAAGGAGCTGGACATGGTCCACGCATGTTAATTTCTGAATTATTAGGTGGTGAAATAGCACGTCGATTAGGATTTAAAATTTCAGAATTGGTGTTTGCGTTATTGGATGTCGATTTTGGAAGAACGGAAGGCGATGAGGAAATTCAAGATTTATTAAAATTTAGTGAAGGAACCAATCTAGCATTACACTTTTTATCGGGCGCAATTAATTATGATCCTGCTGTAATGCCAGTTGATGATAAATTAGCTTCACAAATCGTTTGGCTTGATGCATTTATAACGAATGTAGACCGCACATACCGCAATACGAATATGCTTATGTGGCACAAAGAATTGTGGTTAATAGACCATGGCGCAGCATACTACTTTCATCATTCTTGGGATAATTGGGAAGCTTCTGCAAAAACAAAATTTCCACAAATCAAAGATCATGTTTTATTAAAAAATGCAACAAAATTAGAAGAAGTAGATACTGAATTTAGAGCCATTTTAACCAACGAATTTATTGATGAATTAGTAAATTTAATCCCTGATGAATGGTACGAAGCTGAAGCTTATCATATGTCTATTGCTGAAATGAGAGAAGCATATAAAGGATTCATTAAACTGAGAAGAGATCATTCTATTAACTTTATAAATGAAGCAAACGATGCCAGAAAAAATCTTATATGAATATTCAATCATACGATTTGTTCCTAAAGTTGAGCGTGAAGAATTTATAAATGTTGGAGTGATTGTTTTCTCGAAAAAAGAGAAATTCCTAAAAGTAAAATATTTCCTAAATGATCGTCGAATGAATGCATTTGCTCACGATTTTGACTTATGTTTTATTGATTCCAATTTAAAAGCGCTCAGTCAAATTGCAGAAGGAAGTAATCCATTTTCTGATGTCTCAAAATTTGAAATTCATGAGCGTTTTCGTTGGTTAACTGCAGTTCGCAGCTCATGCATCCAAACTTCACGTCCACATCCGGGTAAAACTTACAATTTGGAACGAATTTTGGAGCAGTTATATAAAGAATATGTAATTTAAATGTTTAAATTACAATATTTTACAATTTATTTCTTAATTTCATGCGAACAAATAACCAATTTATTTATCGCCATGAGTACATTAAGAAACAGAGTTCAATTAGTTGGACGTGTTGGACAAGATCCAGAAATTAAAGTTTTAGAGAGCAACAAGAAATTAGCTCGATTGAGTTTAGCGACAAACGAAAGCTATTCCAATGCTAAAGGTGAAAAAGTAGAACAAACTACTTGGCACAATTTAGTCGTATGGGGTAATTTATCTAACATCGTTGAGCAGCACGTTACGAAAGGGAAGCAAATCGCTGTCGAGGGAAAATTGTCTTATAACGATTTTACAACGAAAGATGGTATTGTGAAACATGTAGCTGAGATAGTCGTCGATGAAATTGTATTGTTGTAATCCTCTAAAAAAAGGAAATGGGAACCCAAAGGTTCCCATTTCTTATTTTGTAAATTTATTGTTATCCTAACATACGTATAGCGGTTTTTAAACCATCAATAAATATATCCACTTCTTCTTTCGTATTGTAGATTCCAAATGACGCGCGAACTGTTCCAGGAATACCAAAATGATGCATAATTGGTTGCGCACAGTGATGACCTGTACGAACTGCAATTCCTTTTTTGTCTAAAATCATTCCAACATCAGAAGAATGTACGCCATCTAATTTTAAGTTGAAAGAAACAGCTCCTGAATGTTTCGCTTCTTTAGCATAAATCTCCACTTCTTCAAATTCAGATAAACGTTGGATGGTATATTCCACTAATTCATCTTCGTAAGCATGTATCGCATCAATTCCAATCTCGTTAATAAAATCAACAGCAGCGCCTAAACCAATAATTCCAGCTACATCTGGTGTTCCAGCTTCAAATTTAAAAGGTAAACAAGCGTAGGTAGAGACTTCCATCGTTACATCTTTAATCATCTCTCCTCCTCCGTGGAATGGTGGTAATTGATTTAAGATTTCTTCTTTACCGTATAAAATTCCGATTCCAGTTGGTCC from Faecalibacter sp. LW9 encodes:
- a CDS encoding low molecular weight protein-tyrosine-phosphatase, which codes for MKILMVCLGNICRSPLAEGILQSKVGDKHLVDSAGTGDWHVGEQPDRRSIAVAKKHGVDISDQRAMHFNPVFFEEFDIIFAMDKQNSIDLQQLARSEEERAKIKLILKEGLGEALNVPDPYYDNDEAFEHVYQLLDRATDGIIAKYNL
- a CDS encoding SanA/YdcF family protein; its protein translation is MRIGKIFISRITLLFIAGIASVALFAYGVQMLTARHIYHDAYKIPSKYRVGVVYGAKLNKDGSPGIYLKDRLDTALDLYFKGKINVIILSGERLNEDFNEIDVMEKYILSNGVPIEHTYLDTGGLDTYSTVYRVKNIFQFDEVIYITQNFHLTRATFLGLLMGVDCIGFNADRSKYKNLNEHKFREVFANIKAMLDFSKDRQPEVLVDSKDSIH
- a CDS encoding HipA family kinase — its product is MEKLELRTVMVERYLQPLREGGSLPALADADDGFKYVLKFKGAGHGPRMLISELLGGEIARRLGFKISELVFALLDVDFGRTEGDEEIQDLLKFSEGTNLALHFLSGAINYDPAVMPVDDKLASQIVWLDAFITNVDRTYRNTNMLMWHKELWLIDHGAAYYFHHSWDNWEASAKTKFPQIKDHVLLKNATKLEEVDTEFRAILTNEFIDELVNLIPDEWYEAEAYHMSIAEMREAYKGFIKLRRDHSINFINEANDARKNLI
- a CDS encoding DUF3037 domain-containing protein, whose amino-acid sequence is MPEKILYEYSIIRFVPKVEREEFINVGVIVFSKKEKFLKVKYFLNDRRMNAFAHDFDLCFIDSNLKALSQIAEGSNPFSDVSKFEIHERFRWLTAVRSSCIQTSRPHPGKTYNLERILEQLYKEYVI
- a CDS encoding single-stranded DNA-binding protein, which gives rise to MFKLQYFTIYFLISCEQITNLFIAMSTLRNRVQLVGRVGQDPEIKVLESNKKLARLSLATNESYSNAKGEKVEQTTWHNLVVWGNLSNIVEQHVTKGKQIAVEGKLSYNDFTTKDGIVKHVAEIVVDEIVLL